One stretch of Argiope bruennichi chromosome 3, qqArgBrue1.1, whole genome shotgun sequence DNA includes these proteins:
- the LOC129963814 gene encoding RNA-splicing ligase RtcB homolog — protein MGVRTYNEELQYLEKISPVAWRIKKGFVSNMKVEGIFYVNSHLEKLMFDELRNFCRPGSIGGFLPGMKQIGNVAALPGIVSRSIGLPDVHSGYGFAIGNTAAFDMDDPKAIVSPGGVGFDINCGVRLLRTNLMEKDVQPIKEQLAQSMFDHIPVGVGSKGIIPMNARDLEEALEMGVDWSLREGYAWAEDKEHCEEYGRMLTADPAKVSMKAKKRGLPQLGTLGAGNHYAEIQVVDEIFDKTNASKMGIDSRGQVCVMIHSGSRGFGHQVATDALVAMEKAMKRDQIEVNDRQLACAHIKSQEGQDYLKSMAAAANFAWVNRSSMTFLSRQAFAKAYNTTPDDLDMHVIYDVSHNIAKIEKHFVDGKEKMLLVHRKGSTRAFPPHHPLIPVDYQLTGQPVLIGGTMGTCSYVLTGTEKGMVETFGTTCHGAGRALSRAKSRRNLDYQDVLNNLADMGISIRVASPKLVMEEAPDSYKNVTDVVDTCHEAGISKKCIKLRPIAVIKG, from the exons ATGGGAGTACGTACGTACAATGAAGAACTACAGTATTTGGAGAAAATTTCTCCTGTCGCCTGGAGAATCAAGAAAGGTTTTGTATCGAATATGAAA GTTGAAggaatattttatgtgaattcCCATTTAGAAAAGTTAATGTTTGATGAACTTCGAAACTTCTGCAGACCTGGTTCTATTGGAGGGTTTTTGCCTGGTATGAAACAAATAGGAAATGTAGCTGCCCTTCCAGGTATTGTCAGT cgGTCAATTGGGCTTCCTGATGTTCATTCTGGGTATGGTTTTGCAATTGGAAATACTGCTGCATTTGACATGGATGATCCTAAAGCTATTGTATCACCAG gtGGTGTAGGCTTTGATATAAATTGTGGTGTCCGTTTGCTGAGgacaaatttaatggaaaaagatGTGCAACCAATCAAAGAACAACTTGCTCAAAGTATGTTTGATCATATTCCTGTTGGTGTTGGTTCAAAAGGCATAATTCCAATGAATGCTag agaTCTGGAAGAGGCTTTGGAAATGGGTGTTGATTGGTCACTTCGTGAAG GATATGCTTGGGCAGAAGATAAAGAGCATTGTGAAGAGTATGGAAGAATGCTTACTGCAGATCCAGCTAAAGTATCTATGAAAGCTAAGAAACGTGGTCTTCCACAA ttaggTACACTGGGAGCTGGGAACCATTATGCAGAAATTCAAGTTGTAGatgaaatttttgacaaaactAATGCTAGTAAAATGGGTATTGATTCTAGAGGCCAAGTATGTGTTATGATTCATAGCGGGAGCAGAGGATTTGGCCATCAAGTTGCTACTG ATGCTTTAGTTGCTATGGAAAAAGCCATGAAACGAGATCAGATTGAAGTAAATGATAGACAGCTAGCTTGTGCTCATATTAAATCCCAGGAAGGCCAAGATTATTTGAAGTCAATGGCCGCTGCTGCTAATTTTGCTTGGGTTAACCGCTCAAGTATGACCTTTTTAAGCCGACAA GCATTTGCCAAAGCTTACAATACTACTCCAGATGACTTAGATATGCATGTGATATATGATGTGTCTCATAATATTGccaaaatagaaaaacattttgtaGACGGTAAAGAAAAAATGCTGCTGGTTCATAGAAAGGGTTCAACACGAGCATTTCCACCACATCATCCTTTAATTCCTGTAGATTACCag cttactGGTCAGCCAGTACTTATTGGTGGTACTATGGGAACATGTAGTTATGTATTAACTGGAACTGAAAAAGGTATGGTGGAAACATTTGGTACAACTTGTCATGGTGCTGGTCGAGCTTTATCTAGAGCCAAATCTCGCAGAAATCTGGATTATCAGGATGTTCTGAACAATTTAGCTGACATGGGTATTTCTATCAGAGTAGCATCTCCTAAACTAGTCATGGAGGAAGCTCCagattcatataaaaatgtaactgaTGTTGTTGATACTTGCCATGAAGCAGGTATAAGTAAAAAGTGTATTAAACTCAGACCTATTGCTGTTATTAAAGgataa
- the LOC129963474 gene encoding SRR1-like protein, translating to MNSNKSPDEDGFITVKYKGRKYIKCVTPSELSARYQQLETTNVVFDKKKFESIVEDVRNSNFFMNFKENILCTLNNFYRNVESDCHDNFIHDVEALSMNDNKMLDIVCYGLGHFASCLTARYQLAFLINLKDILSPRIIYVFDPVFSNEEKRVLKIFGLTVLKENEEGKRTVLNRTIFFMPHCDLYLYNNLLWANWSKDSLSKLIIIGNSFQGYLLHRTEKNLKEEAIYVNYASKFVREVKIVNNFKFLDIFNNLSLHCFHINALNEVPVKIWNDNIEPISDDYEIIKNVC from the coding sequence atgaattcaaataaatccCCTGATGAAGATGGATTCATAACTGTTAAATACAAAGGCAGGAAATACATCAAATGTGTAACTCCATCAGAATTGTCAGCTCGGTATCAACAATTAGAAACTACGAATGTAGTGTTTGATAAGAAGAAGTTTGAGTCTATTGTTGAAGAtgttagaaattcaaatttttttatgaattttaaagaaaatatattgtgtaCACTGAACAATTTCTATCGTAATGTAGAATCTGACTGTCATGACAATTTCATCCATGATGTTGAAGCATTATCaatgaatgataataaaatgcTTGATATTGTTTGCTATGGACTTGGACATTTTGCATCATGTTTAACAGCAAGATATCAGCTTGCATTTTTAATcaacttaaaagatattttatcgcCAAGAATCATTTATGTTTTTGATCCAGTATTTTCCAATGAGGAAAAAagggttttgaaaatttttggtcTAACtgttttaaaggaaaatgaaGAAGGAAAGCGAACTGTACTCAACAGAACTATTTTTTTCATGCCTCATTgcgatttatatttgtataacaaTCTTTTATGGGCTAATTGGAGTAAAGATAgcctttcaaaattaattataattggaaATAGTTTTCAAGGTTATCTCCTTCATAGgacagagaaaaatttaaaagaggaagccatttatgtaaattatgcatcaaaatttGTAAGAGAAGTTAAAattgtcaataattttaaatttttagatatattcaataatttatcccTTCATTGTTTTCATATTAATGCTTTAAATGAGGTACCTGTAAAAATATGGAATGATAATATTGAACCTATTTCTGatgattatgaaataataaaaaatgtttgttaa